In Candidatus Eisenbacteria bacterium, the following are encoded in one genomic region:
- a CDS encoding thioesterase family protein translates to MGRIQIHYPETTLYIHRIPIRITDLNYGNHLAHDVLVSILHEARARFFKAYAMEEGDIDGMGILIVDLGVIYRSQVFYGQTLEVEVAISDVASRGCDLVYRVSDQESGKLVATAKTGIVFFDYKKNCVVGIPESFKALINKNGKPRE, encoded by the coding sequence ATGGGGCGCATTCAAATCCATTATCCAGAAACGACGCTGTACATTCATCGCATACCGATTCGCATCACCGATCTGAACTATGGCAATCATCTGGCGCATGATGTGCTGGTTTCGATACTACACGAAGCCCGGGCGCGATTCTTCAAAGCCTATGCGATGGAAGAGGGCGACATTGACGGGATGGGGATACTGATTGTCGATCTCGGCGTTATATATCGTTCACAGGTATTCTATGGACAAACACTGGAGGTTGAGGTCGCGATAAGTGATGTGGCCTCAAGGGGATGCGATTTGGTCTACCGTGTCAGCGATCAGGAGAGCGGCAAACTGGTTGCCACCGCAAAGACCGGAATTGTATTTTTCGACTACAAGAAGAATTGTGTTGTCGGGATACCTGAAAGTTTCAAAGCGCTGATAAACAAAAATGGAAAGCCAAGAGAGTAA
- a CDS encoding dimethylargininase, whose amino-acid sequence MAVKQHRHYEDCLKALGCEVRRLPALDEFPDAVFVEDTAIVLDEMAIMTRPGAASRRGEVASVAAALKPYRNLTVIESPGLLDGGDVLRIGKRIYVGLSMRSNPEAVEQLHNILDPYGYTITSVSMKDCLHLKSAATQIAENKLLINREWVDAKDFEAAGLLDVDMIDVDPAEPFAANALMIGRAVVYPAAFPKTRSRLESQGILIRVVDTSELAKAEGGVTCCSLIFTA is encoded by the coding sequence ATGGCGGTCAAGCAGCATCGGCATTATGAGGATTGTCTCAAGGCTCTCGGCTGTGAGGTGCGGCGTCTTCCCGCATTGGATGAATTCCCCGATGCGGTTTTTGTAGAAGATACGGCGATTGTATTGGATGAAATGGCGATCATGACGCGGCCCGGGGCCGCCTCGCGAAGGGGCGAGGTGGCATCGGTTGCCGCAGCGCTGAAACCGTACAGAAATCTCACCGTTATAGAATCCCCGGGGCTTCTGGACGGCGGTGATGTTTTGCGAATAGGAAAGAGAATTTATGTCGGATTGTCAATGCGCAGTAATCCCGAGGCCGTAGAGCAGTTACACAATATTCTCGATCCGTACGGTTATACGATAACAAGTGTTTCGATGAAGGATTGTCTTCATTTAAAATCTGCGGCAACGCAGATCGCGGAGAACAAGCTGTTGATCAACAGAGAATGGGTGGATGCAAAGGATTTTGAAGCCGCCGGCCTTTTGGATGTTGATATGATTGATGTCGATCCCGCGGAACCCTTTGCCGCCAACGCCCTGATGATCGGTCGGGCCGTCGTTTATCCGGCCGCCTTCCCCAAGACCCGGTCCCGCCTGGAGTCGCAGGGCATTCTTATTAGGGTCGTCGATACCTCGGAGCTGGCCAAAGCCGAGGGTGGCGTGACCTGTTGCAGCCTGATTTTTACGGCCTGA
- a CDS encoding PQQ-binding-like beta-propeller repeat protein encodes MDGATGEVLWSQHYQTSLDETAFAIACDSDGNAYITGRADNGSHGDDILIMRFAAFDGEIDWIEYAGGTADLEDRAWAIAVGPDDNPVITGITTNTEDPANYCTFKLNRTTGDVIWTKTVLGAVSNIMQPIGWLEICDNGDVLVASRTWAGAASYDVVVHRYAAADGELLWDIQYNSEESGPDDPRNMICDSDGNILVVGVTSGNYMVLKFDPSNGDLIWASDYDGPPGWYDLASCVAEGPNGNVIVSGFSDGTGTGWDVTTLALDPDTGEELWVERYDSIDHLTDEGTALAVSDRGDIYVVGYTYLAFSDSDILSLRYHLEPSAGVESTSAPDRNFQAFPNPSHSGVSLVFDVWRPAPIRVTVHDIAGRRVAMLKDGLAVQGQHHLVWDGSDNAGVSLKPGAYFINIDDGVSSLSRKVVLLR; translated from the coding sequence GTGGACGGTGCGACCGGGGAGGTTCTCTGGTCCCAGCATTACCAAACCAGCTTAGACGAGACCGCTTTTGCCATTGCTTGTGACAGCGATGGAAACGCCTATATAACCGGCCGAGCTGACAACGGTTCGCATGGCGACGATATTCTTATCATGAGATTCGCAGCATTCGATGGCGAAATTGATTGGATAGAATATGCCGGTGGAACAGCCGATCTGGAGGATCGTGCCTGGGCGATTGCGGTGGGCCCCGATGACAACCCCGTCATCACGGGGATAACAACCAACACTGAGGATCCGGCAAACTACTGCACATTTAAACTCAATCGCACGACCGGCGATGTGATTTGGACGAAGACGGTTCTCGGCGCGGTGAGCAATATTATGCAGCCGATCGGCTGGCTTGAGATTTGTGACAACGGTGACGTCCTTGTAGCGAGCCGGACGTGGGCCGGCGCCGCATCGTATGATGTCGTAGTGCACCGTTACGCCGCGGCCGACGGCGAACTTCTTTGGGACATCCAATACAATTCGGAAGAATCCGGGCCTGATGATCCACGCAACATGATCTGTGATTCAGACGGCAATATCCTTGTTGTCGGCGTGACAAGCGGCAATTATATGGTCCTGAAATTCGACCCCTCCAACGGCGATTTGATTTGGGCCAGCGACTATGACGGCCCACCGGGCTGGTATGATCTCGCTTCATGCGTCGCCGAGGGTCCCAACGGCAACGTTATCGTGAGTGGCTTCAGCGACGGCACAGGAACAGGCTGGGATGTAACGACCCTTGCCCTCGATCCCGATACGGGCGAAGAGCTTTGGGTCGAGCGCTACGACTCGATTGACCATTTAACTGATGAGGGTACGGCGCTGGCCGTCAGTGACCGGGGTGATATCTATGTCGTCGGTTATACTTATCTGGCCTTCTCGGATAGTGATATTCTTTCGCTTCGCTACCATCTCGAGCCATCCGCGGGCGTAGAGAGCACATCGGCACCCGATCGGAATTTCCAAGCCTTTCCAAACCCGTCGCACTCAGGCGTCTCGCTTGTCTTTGATGTGTGGCGGCCGGCCCCCATTCGCGTTACCGTGCACGACATTGCGGGACGCCGGGTCGCCATGCTCAAAGACGGCCTGGCTGTCCAAGGACAACATCACCTTGTCTGGGATGGTTCTGACAACGCCGGTGTATCTTTGAAGCCGGGCGCCTACTTCATCAATATTGATGACGGCGTTTCATCTCTGTCGCGAAAGGTTGTGCTGTTGAGATAG
- a CDS encoding GNAT family N-acetyltransferase produces the protein MNIFKTARLSVRTAAPEDAGFLYHLWTHPDVMHNVGFPNGLKITKEEILRKITDQENVRREKAKQQITNPNNTVYDRYLVITLQGTDDLIGECKLGYPNNQGIATTDVKILPEYWGHKYGSEIKRGLLKFLFENTVCIAVEATPNVSNAASIKMQEAAGGVRVGEGTYYFPEKMKDFTRPVHHYIYRVTREAWERHK, from the coding sequence ATGAATATTTTCAAGACAGCACGGCTGAGTGTGAGAACGGCGGCGCCTGAAGATGCCGGTTTTCTATACCACCTCTGGACTCACCCTGATGTCATGCACAATGTCGGATTTCCCAATGGGCTAAAAATCACCAAGGAGGAGATTCTCAGAAAGATTACAGATCAGGAGAACGTCCGCCGGGAGAAAGCCAAGCAACAGATCACCAACCCCAATAACACCGTCTACGACCGCTATCTCGTCATCACGCTGCAGGGTACTGATGACTTGATCGGCGAATGCAAGCTTGGTTATCCCAACAACCAAGGTATCGCTACCACTGATGTTAAAATTCTCCCTGAATATTGGGGGCACAAATATGGAAGCGAGATCAAACGGGGGTTACTGAAGTTCCTGTTTGAGAATACGGTCTGTATAGCGGTCGAAGCGACGCCGAATGTTTCAAATGCCGCCTCAATAAAAATGCAGGAGGCCGCCGGCGGTGTCCGGGTCGGCGAAGGCACTTATTATTTTCCAGAGAAAATGAAAGATTTTACAAGACCTGTTCATCATTATATTTATCGCGTGACGCGGGAAGCATGGGAGCGGCATAAATAA